A window from Halomicrobium urmianum encodes these proteins:
- a CDS encoding nucleoside phosphorylase, producing the protein MSEPASGSGDGSSDVADSEDPNDGEQYHLEVAPGDVADSVLLPGNPERVEKIVDAWDDYEAVASHREFRTATGTYEDTPISVTSTGIGSPSAAIAVEELASVGADTLLRVGSCGAIREEASVGDLIITTGAVRQEGTSDEYVREDYPATADYRVVSALVAAAEELGYDYHRGLTCSTDSFYAGQSRPGFEGFEARGSDERIEELRQAGVLNFEMEASSVLTLANLYGLRAGAVCTVYANRVTGEFRTEGERKAAETASLAVKYLDEMDDAVAESDADAWHPGLSI; encoded by the coding sequence ATGAGCGAGCCCGCGAGCGGGAGCGGTGACGGATCGAGCGACGTCGCGGACAGCGAAGACCCGAACGACGGCGAGCAGTACCACCTCGAAGTGGCACCGGGCGACGTCGCGGACTCCGTCCTCCTCCCCGGGAACCCCGAGCGCGTCGAGAAGATCGTCGACGCCTGGGACGACTACGAGGCGGTCGCCAGCCACCGCGAGTTCCGCACCGCCACGGGCACCTACGAGGACACGCCTATTTCGGTCACCTCGACGGGGATCGGTTCGCCCTCGGCGGCCATCGCCGTCGAGGAACTGGCCAGCGTCGGCGCGGACACGCTGCTGCGGGTGGGCTCCTGCGGGGCCATCCGCGAGGAGGCGTCGGTCGGCGACCTGATCATCACCACCGGCGCGGTCCGCCAGGAGGGCACCAGCGACGAGTACGTCCGCGAGGACTACCCCGCCACCGCGGACTACCGCGTCGTGTCCGCGCTCGTCGCCGCCGCCGAGGAGTTGGGCTACGACTACCACCGCGGGCTGACCTGCTCGACGGACTCCTTCTACGCCGGCCAGTCTCGCCCCGGCTTCGAGGGGTTCGAGGCCCGCGGCAGCGACGAGCGCATCGAGGAGCTCCGGCAGGCCGGCGTCCTCAACTTCGAGATGGAGGCCAGCTCCGTCCTGACGCTGGCGAACCTCTACGGCCTCCGCGCCGGCGCGGTCTGTACCGTCTACGCCAACCGCGTCACCGGCGAGTTCCGCACCGAGGGCGAGCGCAAGGCCGCCGAGACGGCCAGCCTCGCGGTGAAGTACCTCGACGAGATGGACGACGCCGTCGCGGAGTCCGACGCCGACGCCTGGCACCCGGGGCTGTCGATCTGA
- the cdd gene encoding cytidine deaminase, whose product MDSLIEAAREAVEASYAPYSEYYVGAALETADGTVYTGCNVENANYSNSLHAEEVALGSAVRDDHREFARIAVSTAERDGQTPCGMCRQSLTEFCDEDFAVLCDEGDEVTEYRLGDLLPTTIEREDLE is encoded by the coding sequence ATGGATTCGCTGATCGAGGCCGCCCGCGAGGCCGTCGAGGCCTCCTACGCGCCCTACTCGGAGTACTACGTCGGCGCGGCGCTGGAGACCGCCGACGGCACCGTCTACACTGGCTGCAACGTCGAGAACGCCAACTACAGCAACAGCCTCCACGCCGAGGAGGTCGCGCTGGGCTCGGCGGTCCGGGACGACCACCGCGAGTTCGCCCGCATCGCCGTCTCGACCGCGGAGCGGGACGGCCAGACCCCCTGCGGGATGTGCCGCCAGTCCCTGACGGAGTTCTGCGACGAGGACTTCGCCGTGCTTTGCGACGAAGGCGACGAGGTCACGGAGTACCGGCTGGGCGACCTGCTGCCGACGACTATCGAGCGGGAGGACCTCGAATGA
- a CDS encoding phosphopentomutase/phosphoglucosamine mutase, producing the protein MDLFGTAGIRGDVGTEVTPDLALRVGRAVAADGDEFVVGGDGRQSTPALRSAVAAGLQSGGARVVDVGRVPTPTLAFASRGRRGVMVTASHNPPHDNGIKLFADGTEYDREAERRVEAAVEDDEAVPWDEWGADRTESPLPDYREAVADYAEEWGASPADLSVAVDCGNGMAGVATPQVLGRTGAHVQALEANVDGHFPARESKPTPETLSALREFVARSGADLGIGHDGDADRIVVLDGDGEVVHEDTVVAILAEAYTRASAAGDPVVVTTPNASARIDERVRAAGGRVERVRLGALHEGVASARAEGGAETEVVFAAEPWKHVHPAFGGWIDGVASAAVLMRLVAEQGLDSLRESVTERPYRKVSVDCPDEAKPAVMERLEARLPDQFPDASVDTEYGVRLELPDGSWTLVRPSGTEPYVRAYAESEDVDALVDTVVDAVERAVDDVV; encoded by the coding sequence ATGGACCTGTTCGGGACCGCCGGGATCCGCGGCGACGTCGGCACCGAGGTGACGCCGGACCTCGCGCTCCGCGTTGGCCGGGCGGTCGCGGCGGACGGAGACGAGTTCGTCGTCGGCGGCGACGGACGGCAGTCCACCCCCGCGCTCCGGTCGGCGGTCGCCGCCGGCCTCCAGAGCGGCGGCGCCAGGGTCGTCGACGTCGGCCGCGTGCCCACGCCGACGCTGGCGTTCGCCTCCCGCGGACGCCGCGGCGTCATGGTCACGGCCAGCCACAACCCGCCACACGACAACGGGATCAAGCTCTTCGCCGACGGGACCGAGTACGACCGCGAGGCCGAGCGCCGCGTCGAGGCCGCCGTCGAAGACGACGAGGCCGTGCCGTGGGACGAGTGGGGCGCGGACAGGACGGAGTCGCCCCTGCCCGACTACCGCGAGGCGGTCGCCGACTACGCCGAGGAGTGGGGCGCCTCACCGGCGGACCTGAGCGTCGCGGTCGACTGCGGCAACGGGATGGCCGGCGTCGCGACGCCGCAGGTGCTGGGTCGGACGGGCGCGCACGTCCAGGCGCTGGAGGCCAACGTCGACGGCCACTTCCCCGCCCGCGAGAGCAAGCCCACGCCGGAGACGCTGTCGGCGCTGCGGGAGTTCGTCGCCCGCTCCGGGGCGGACCTGGGAATCGGCCACGACGGCGACGCCGACCGGATCGTCGTCCTCGACGGCGACGGGGAGGTCGTTCACGAGGACACCGTCGTCGCGATCCTGGCGGAGGCGTACACGCGCGCCTCTGCGGCCGGCGACCCCGTCGTCGTGACGACGCCCAACGCCTCGGCGCGCATCGACGAGCGCGTCCGCGCTGCCGGCGGCCGCGTCGAGCGGGTCCGCCTCGGCGCGCTCCACGAGGGCGTCGCCAGCGCCCGCGCCGAGGGCGGCGCTGAGACCGAAGTCGTCTTCGCCGCCGAGCCCTGGAAGCACGTCCACCCGGCCTTCGGCGGCTGGATCGACGGGGTCGCCAGCGCCGCCGTCCTCATGCGGCTGGTCGCCGAGCAGGGACTCGACTCACTGCGCGAGTCCGTCACGGAGCGCCCCTACCGGAAGGTCAGCGTCGACTGCCCCGACGAGGCCAAGCCGGCCGTCATGGAGCGACTGGAGGCGAGGCTGCCCGACCAGTTCCCCGACGCCAGCGTCGACACGGAGTACGGCGTCCGGCTGGAGCTACCGGACGGATCCTGGACGCTGGTTCGACCCTCCGGGACCGAGCCGTACGTCCGCGCCTACGCCGAGAGCGAGGACGTCGACGCGCTCGTGGACACCGTCGTCGACGCCGTCGAGCGGGCCGTCGACGACGTGGTGTGA
- the psmB gene encoding archaeal proteasome endopeptidase complex subunit beta — MQDPLDDLSELPLHDGPRDPYEPELGSLPEVDHDEDAVNKTGTTTIGLTTSEGVVVATDQRASLGGRFVSNKNVQKVEQIHPTAALTLVGSVGGAQSFIRTLRAEADLYEARRGEDMDIEALATLAGNFARGGPFFAINPILGGVDDDGHHVYSIDPAGGVMEDDYTVTGSGLTVAYGTLEDRWEEDMSNEEAREVAAAAINAAAERDTGSGNGIYLAEVTAEGVDIDGYEFDELL; from the coding sequence ATGCAGGACCCACTCGACGACCTCTCCGAGCTGCCTCTCCACGACGGGCCGCGCGACCCCTACGAGCCGGAACTGGGGTCGCTGCCCGAGGTCGACCACGACGAGGACGCCGTCAACAAGACGGGGACGACGACGATCGGGCTGACGACGTCCGAGGGCGTCGTCGTGGCGACCGACCAGCGCGCGTCGCTGGGCGGCCGCTTCGTCTCCAACAAGAACGTCCAGAAGGTCGAGCAGATCCACCCGACCGCTGCGCTGACGCTCGTGGGGAGCGTCGGCGGCGCCCAGTCGTTCATCCGGACGCTGCGGGCCGAGGCGGACCTCTACGAGGCCCGCCGCGGCGAGGACATGGACATCGAGGCGCTGGCGACGCTTGCGGGCAACTTCGCCCGCGGCGGCCCGTTCTTCGCCATCAACCCCATCCTCGGCGGCGTCGACGACGACGGCCACCACGTCTACAGCATCGACCCCGCCGGCGGCGTGATGGAAGACGACTACACCGTCACCGGCTCCGGCCTGACCGTCGCCTACGGGACCCTCGAGGACCGCTGGGAGGAGGACATGTCCAACGAGGAGGCCCGCGAAGTCGCCGCGGCCGCCATCAACGCCGCCGCCGAGCGCGACACCGGCTCCGGTAACGGCATCTACCTCGCCGAGGTCACCGCCGAGGGCGTCGACATCGACGGCTACGAGTTCGATGAACTGCTGTAG
- a CDS encoding DUF555 domain-containing protein has product MNYLVAMEAAWLVRDVEDIDDAIGVAVSEAGKRLNESEMDYVEVEVGATGCPACGEPFDSAFIAADTALVGLVLEMKVFNAESIEHAQRIAKSEIGSALRDVPLKVVDTVEFEGEEIDGEAEA; this is encoded by the coding sequence ATGAACTACCTCGTGGCGATGGAAGCAGCCTGGCTGGTGCGAGACGTCGAAGACATCGACGACGCCATCGGCGTCGCGGTGAGCGAAGCGGGCAAGCGGCTCAACGAGTCCGAGATGGACTACGTCGAGGTCGAGGTCGGCGCCACCGGGTGCCCCGCATGCGGCGAGCCCTTCGACTCCGCGTTCATCGCCGCCGACACCGCTCTCGTCGGACTGGTCCTCGAGATGAAGGTGTTCAACGCCGAGTCGATCGAACACGCTCAGCGCATCGCCAAGAGCGAGATCGGCAGCGCCCTCCGGGACGTTCCGCTGAAGGTCGTCGACACCGTCGAGTTCGAGGGCGAAGAGATCGACGGCGAGGCCGAGGCCTGA
- a CDS encoding CBS domain-containing protein, translating to MDLPTPEDLRERRTELGLTQSELAERADVSQPLIARIEGGDVDPRLSTLRRIVEALEEAEGGILRARDLMNSPVVSVAPDDSVSETKTLMDEKGYSQVPVVRDGTPQGLIGNSDIRQRTEENVGDLPVADVMHESIAIVEPNATIDEIDAYLNHNAAVLVVENGQTVGIITEADIAAHVS from the coding sequence ATGGACCTCCCGACGCCCGAGGACCTGCGAGAGCGCCGGACCGAACTGGGGCTCACGCAGAGCGAACTCGCCGAGCGGGCCGACGTCTCGCAGCCGCTGATCGCCCGCATCGAGGGCGGCGACGTCGATCCCAGGCTGTCGACGCTGCGGCGCATCGTCGAGGCCCTGGAGGAGGCCGAGGGCGGCATCCTCCGGGCGCGCGACCTCATGAACTCGCCCGTCGTCAGCGTCGCGCCCGACGATTCCGTCAGCGAGACGAAGACGCTCATGGACGAGAAGGGCTACTCGCAGGTACCGGTCGTCCGCGACGGCACGCCCCAGGGGCTGATCGGCAACTCCGACATCCGCCAGCGCACCGAGGAGAACGTCGGCGACCTGCCCGTGGCCGACGTGATGCACGAGTCGATCGCCATCGTCGAACCGAACGCGACGATCGACGAGATCGACGCCTACCTCAACCACAACGCCGCCGTCCTCGTCGTCGAGAACGGCCAGACGGTCGGCATCATCACCGAGGCGGACATCGCCGCCCACGTGAGCTGA
- the purM gene encoding phosphoribosylformylglycinamidine cyclo-ligase codes for MTDEDDDGLTYAEAGVDIDASEAATAALIGAAGEFEGDYAGLVDIGDQYLALATDGVGTKLLVAEAVDDYSTVGIDCIAMNANDLIATGVEPVAFVDYLAVEAPSEETSEQIGEGLREGAERAGVALVGGETAVMPDVIKGLDIAGTCAGLAPKDGVFPGEAEPGDAIVGWPSSGIHSNGLTLAREAVTRDHEYADPFPHDEDETIAEELLTPTRIYSDVLGPLREHETHAAAHVTGGGWTNLTRMGAHRYEITDPFDAQPVFEFVQEEGDVDDEEMHRTFNMGTGFVAALPEDDAEAVAEATDGRVIGRVEEGEECVAVRGLELQ; via the coding sequence ATGACCGACGAGGACGACGACGGACTGACCTACGCCGAGGCGGGCGTCGACATCGACGCCAGCGAGGCCGCCACGGCGGCGCTGATCGGCGCCGCGGGCGAGTTCGAGGGCGACTACGCGGGACTGGTCGACATCGGCGACCAGTACCTCGCGCTGGCGACGGACGGCGTCGGGACGAAGCTGCTCGTCGCCGAGGCCGTCGACGACTACTCGACCGTCGGCATCGACTGCATCGCGATGAACGCCAACGACCTGATCGCGACCGGCGTCGAGCCCGTCGCCTTCGTCGACTACCTCGCCGTCGAGGCGCCAAGCGAGGAGACCAGCGAACAGATCGGCGAGGGGCTCCGCGAGGGGGCCGAGCGCGCCGGCGTCGCGCTGGTCGGCGGCGAGACGGCCGTCATGCCCGACGTCATCAAGGGCCTGGACATCGCCGGCACCTGCGCCGGCCTGGCGCCGAAGGACGGCGTCTTCCCCGGCGAGGCCGAGCCCGGCGACGCAATCGTCGGCTGGCCCTCCTCCGGCATCCACTCCAACGGGCTGACGCTCGCGCGGGAGGCGGTCACCCGCGACCACGAGTACGCGGATCCCTTCCCGCACGACGAGGACGAGACCATCGCCGAGGAGCTCCTGACGCCGACGCGCATCTACAGCGACGTCCTCGGACCGCTCCGCGAGCACGAGACACACGCTGCGGCCCACGTCACCGGCGGCGGCTGGACGAACCTGACCCGGATGGGCGCCCACCGCTACGAGATCACGGATCCCTTCGACGCCCAGCCCGTCTTCGAGTTCGTCCAGGAGGAGGGCGACGTCGACGACGAGGAGATGCACCGGACGTTCAACATGGGCACGGGATTCGTGGCTGCGTTGCCTGAAGACGACGCCGAGGCGGTGGCGGAAGCGACTGACGGGCGCGTTATCGGTCGCGTCGAGGAGGGCGAGGAGTGCGTCGCGGTTCGCGGGCTGGAGTTACAGTAA
- a CDS encoding metalloprotease, whose translation MNVQFSDRELRDLAIAWLALGFAFAVFIDRSLVRALSGAPGALDLAGIGETFLLSLLTAGVGFLLHELAHKVVAIRFGQVAEFRADYNMLFLAVVGGLAGFLFAAPGAVYHRGRITARENGLISVAGPVTNLALAAVFFGVLLAGAASDADLLGRVGNLGLWLNLLLAGFNMIPFGPLDGRKVLAWSKVVYAAVAIPSIGLALLVIFGL comes from the coding sequence GTGAACGTGCAGTTCAGCGACCGGGAGCTGCGGGACCTCGCGATCGCGTGGCTCGCGCTGGGGTTCGCGTTCGCCGTCTTCATCGACCGAAGCCTCGTCCGCGCCCTCTCTGGAGCGCCGGGCGCCCTCGACCTCGCCGGGATTGGCGAGACGTTCCTGCTCAGTCTGCTGACGGCCGGCGTGGGCTTTCTCCTGCACGAGCTGGCGCACAAGGTCGTAGCGATCAGGTTCGGCCAGGTCGCCGAGTTCCGCGCCGACTACAACATGCTGTTCCTGGCCGTCGTCGGCGGGCTTGCCGGCTTCCTGTTCGCCGCGCCGGGCGCCGTCTACCACCGCGGCCGGATCACCGCCCGGGAGAACGGTCTCATCTCCGTGGCCGGGCCCGTGACGAACCTCGCACTCGCGGCGGTCTTCTTCGGCGTGCTTCTGGCGGGGGCGGCGTCCGACGCCGACCTCCTCGGGAGGGTCGGCAACCTCGGCCTGTGGCTCAACCTCCTGCTGGCCGGGTTCAACATGATCCCCTTCGGCCCCCTCGACGGGAGGAAGGTGCTCGCCTGGAGCAAGGTCGTCTACGCCGCCGTCGCGATCCCGTCGATCGGGCTCGCGCTGCTGGTCATCTTCGGCCTCTGA